In the genome of Thunnus thynnus chromosome 6, fThuThy2.1, whole genome shotgun sequence, the window GTACCTGCTCTGGACATGACAAATTTGAGGGCACTACATGGTTCATACTTTTTAAACTTAACATTCAGACACTCAAAATGGcgtaaagaaaataaagtgcaCTTGGTAGCCAATGGGAAGTGACTTCTGACACACCCTCAGTATCTGATCCCAGCTACTGGAGATCCTTCGTGCACCATCTGTAAGTGCAAAGCTCAGATAAGGAATAGTAGTGGGCTATAACCAGCTGCTGTAATCAACTTCTTATTATTAACTGAGCTGATCAGttgcacattaaaaacacacgtGTGTATCAGCAGTAGAACTTCTGCTGTCCCCTGTAACAGATCAACAGATCCAGTCTATTTCAGTTCACAAAGAGTAACAGGTTCAGAAAGCGTAGACATGGATAACTCGTCAACAAAGATGAGCgcaaagaaaatacatcaaaagtCATCAAAGCTGGTGCACAGCATTTCTTGGTGTTCCTGTCACTGACGTGTTTGCTTCAGACACAAGAAGCAGTAATGATATGTGTGGACGATGTTCATAGGAGCACTTAGATTTCATTACAAACTCTAAACCATCTCGCTGGGCTGCCTTTGTTCCCTCTGCTGAGTTCAATAATACAGTGTTTCCtcattttttaaagacttaacaacacacacatgattttaaaatcattttcaggCCAGAATGTGACATACAGTAATGTGTCTAATGTATCATTTCAACTGAGTCCCATCAGACTTAACTGACCATTAAAAACTTCAGCTTCATTCTTTTTAATTGTCTCTACAAAGTTAAACAGCTGAACAAATGTCTTTGGACAGAGTGTTGGGAAATCTAGATGATAAGCTCATGGACTactggaaaacatttttttcagttaatattgtcaaatatttaaaatgaaataccAATTAAAAATGTGCCGTTAGGGGGCCCCCCTGTAGATCAGGGGTTAAGACGCCAACTATGAACAGAAATGTTTGTTGCATATCTCTCCCTCGTTTCGTGTGTCGCTCTAGCACATGAACAAAATGTAAGAATGTATTAATGTAAGAAATCACTGAAAACATTCATAGAGGCTAATACAACTAACATCATCTGGCTTTACAAACTAATCCAGCATGATAGTAAAATTTAGATTTTGACCAGAAGAGTTGCTTCTTAGCAAACCTCCTCTGCATTCTCTCAGTCACCAAACCAACTCAAACAGCATTTGTGTCAATCCAGGGCTTTTCTAATTGGCCATGTTGACCTTCTTCATCAAGCAGCTTATGTCATGTTATGTGGCTATTTGTCTGGCTTGGTTTCCACAATGACTGCATTATTACTTGCATGTTTTgctattaaaatatatttcccCTGTTATCAAAAGTCAAGGTCTGACTCCATGTATGCTGttgttttgagtgaaaaaaGGGTTCGTAGATGAAAATACATGCTTACCCTTCCAGGATTTTTACCATGACACTCACTAGTTCACACCCACTGCTTCAAAGTAGCTTGCATTGAATCAAATGCCAAAATAACTCAAGCAATCACTCCCACAACACATCTGTTGGCTGCTCCTTATTTTTTCTCATGTTCAGATCATCATGTCTGCTTACATGACACAATAAGGCTCTCGTGGCAGATGAGGTTTAGTCCTGCAGCAGGCTGGTAGGTGGGAAAGAAGCCCTTTCTTCAAGTCTTTGTTAAGGAAGAAACAGACAATAGGGTTGACACCGGCTTGGGCGAAACTCATCCACACGGTGGTGGAGAGGTACCGGTGTGGTATTGTGCAAGCCTTGACAAACACCCTCCAATAGCAAGCCACTATGTAGGGAGACCAGAGCACCAGGAACAGCAGGGTGATCACGTAGAACATCCTGCCAAGCTGCTTCTCCACTTTGAACTCCTCCATGCCCAACAGGCGCCGGTTCTGGTTGTGCAAGTTCTGCCGGATTCCCAGCAGGGTGGGTGGCATCGGACCCCTGCCGAAGCCCGCAATCCAGTTGGCTGCTGCTTGGCCAGTAGCCCCCGGCCCGTGGAAGGTCCAGTTCTGACTGATGGCCGGCACCATCTGGACTGGCTTCATCTTGCGGTGCTTGTACTCAAAGAGGATTAACTTCATGTAGACAACATGTGTGGCTAGAATGAGCACAGCCAGCATTAGCATGAAGCCTAGCGTGTCGTTAGCCTTGAAGTAGCGATGCTCAAAGATGCACTGGTCCTCCTCGCGAATGAATTTGTAAGTGCCCACATCAAAAACAGGCGGGAAAGCCATCGCCACAGACAGCGTCCACACCATGCACACCACAGCCACGCATGTCCAGAATGTCATGCGCTTTGAGTAAAAGCGGTGGTGTGCAATTGCCATGTAGCGTGTAACACTGATGCAGAACAGCATGAAGGCGGCATGGAAGCAGAAGAGCACCGCCATGAAGGCCACCACCTTGCAGCTCAGCACGCTGTAGGTCCAGGCTGAGCCGTTCTTTATAGACACCAGCACAAAGGGGAAGCAGATGGCTGAGCGAATGGTGTCTGCCAGACACAGGTCCAACAGGAAGTAATAAGGTGCCTTGTGCAGGGCCTGGTCCCGCAGTACCAGCAGAGACACCACCAGGTTGCCTACCAGACTGATGCAGATGATCAGCCCCAGTAGCACCAGTTTGATGTAGgtagagagagcagaggagggacTCTCTGCTACCATACCTCCTGTGGTAGCCACCACTGCTGCCATGGGTCCTGCAGGCCCCTCGCTGCTCTCGTTTCCATTCGCCATCCCGATTGCCCCCCCACCCATATAGCACCTTTCCTTCAGACACCAAAGCCACCACTCCTCCACCGCCTCCTCCGTCTGCTAGTCGTTCCTTCGTCCTCGTGGTGGCTTCCCACCTGCAGTTCACAAGGAACAGGAACACCTCAATCCACATTGCCCCATTGTATGTCGGCTCATGTCCTGGTCCTCTCCAAGAGCCTGAAAAAAACtatgaagaagagagagaattaGGAGTTTGGACAGGTCTGTGGAGTCCACACATAGTAAATAGTAcatgtgatgttacactgaatTATTAACGATTAAATCCATCTCCTAATCATAAACTGTCAGGAAGGCCATCTCAGCCTCTTGCATTACTCATGTTAGGAATTATGTAAGATCAtctggtaaccatggcaacacctATGGGCATATGTGAGTGGAGGGAGTTTTCCTGACACATTGGACAGTGAAAAGTAGTTTAAacagttgtgttgttgtgtattttAGTTCCTCATTCAAAAGCAACTGAAATGGGTGAAATGTAGCAACCAAACAGTAAGTGTCCGCCTGTAATAttacagcacaaaacattttcacccTTTATGTCTGTAGTGAGTCAGTATGAATATGTACAAGAACTAAAAGGCAGCAACGGgtgattttcttctttcttttaggGATGCCTCTATTTTACAAATCAGCAATTATCTTTGGATATGGTAAACAAGTCAAATAACAGTATCTTAACTCATTACTACACTGATGTGGGccaaatatatacacaacatCAATCAATAATTGACATTATACAGAggaaatattttgaaataaaggCCAGTAATCACTTGAAACAGGTTACTTGCCCATGCAGAGTAACCCAGCTATTGATCATCATCTGGTAAAGGTCTCAAGGTTTTAAGGCTAATCTGTTTACATGAACCTCTAATACTCCACACCGTCACAAATAAAGAAGTTAAAGCAGGAGGAATAAAACCAGGCAAGAGGAAGacgaaagaaaaacaaactaatgCCAATCAAAGTAATGATGGATAAAACATGAATTATAATAGTCATAAAAAGCTGGTtaaccagtaaaaaaaaaaaaaactgggtcCATCAactaaaactctttaaaaacacCAAGTCACTAAGATtatcaataaacacatttcagtcaTCTTATACATACAGcagatttcagtttttgatttaGAGTAAATTTGCAAAATGttctaaaaacatgtttcactttgtcattatggCTAATTGAGAACAGATTGATCTAAACACAATAAAGTGTGCAAGAAGTGAAGGGATCTGAATCCTCTGTGAAGGTGTAACCAGCAGAGAGACTCCTCGTTGTTCCACTACAGCCTTCATCACTGTGGTGTTTTATCTCCACAGGAACACGAGACCAAACACTGAGTAAGGACGTCAAAAGAATTCAGTCTTTTTGTGCGTTTTTGTTGTCTCAACACAATGAATTGTACAAATGGGGATAACAACTAACACTTACAGTTTTAACAGTGTTGGACTTGTACACACAGAAAGTGATGGACATGGTGGTTATTTGGTACATCTCTGCTTTCTTTGCTGATCCTTCTATGACGACTCAAAATGTCAGCACTCAACTGCTTTTGCTACTACTGCACAACATTTAGAGTCGGTCTCAACAGCATGTTTTTTCATTCCAATTGTTGACAGCTGCATTAAAGGacatgttcacagtttttcaagtctgtcttaaaacaacagtcaggagcccaaatgaacattgaaatctgtttttcttgctgtaatcattcctcctgttcatactgaccattagaagatcccttcataatgaccttacaatggaagtgatggaggacaaaatcaaacaaaattaagctacagtgtccaaatgagtcaaatcaagtagatatctttcaacgttacagtctttttagtgccaaagttcctctttttgttactatacttccacctgcagctcaacagggaaacactgtccgaggaatttgtattaaaaacactaactttggaagatagccacttgatttgactcatttggatgctgaagcttcatattagcttcagataaacttttaaaggaggactgtggatttagGCAATGGATgaattataagagctggataccaaAAATGGCGTCCATTCAGTCTAATAAGAATTGCTTGCTTGgtgcatacaccaaaaaaagtttctagcctccgtgttgtgcggcccactgaatatgcacagtagtgtttcaGTTCCAGCTCGACCCATAGACTtaacattgtgatgatgtcacagatttttaaatcgcttttgtTGGCTCAAggaaaaattcataatagaaaaaGTCATAAtcgaccttgtttgcagtttgaggttTCCTATCAACAGTTTAACAGACATCTCCTTTACAGTAATGGTCTAttgggaaaatgctttttgggctgcagggctGCAATATAGTGTGTGACCACtaggaggaaaaaataataataaaaaaaaaaaatcgcccTATCCACCTCatgattttggcccccatctcttacactgtaagtgcattatgaagggatcttttaatactAACTAATAGTCAGCATTAACAGGCACACCATCTCCTTATTGGCTGTCCTGCATGGCTGTCAGGCTAGGGGGGCGGGCTTACCTAATCACATAGCTGTAGTTTGAATGGGGGACGTGCCAGAGTGATCATGAGAGACAATTCAGGACTGGTGTGGGGACCTGGTTTTGGGAAAAGGTTTTTGATTACTGTGACGGAGACAGAGAGGGTCCATCGGGTTTTCCGCTCTCATAATGGAGTTTTGTTTTCAACTGTCTGCGTGTTACATGGAAACAAATGAACTGTCAATGGAGTACCAAAGCTAAGCTGTGTCAGATCACAGAGAGTGACGGGCACTGCATCAGTGCGGGGGCAGCGAGGCAACAGCGAAGTCCATATACCTAACCTTTAGCCTAGCAGCTGAACACTCATCATGAAAGCATAGGCAGCCAGGCCCTGGAAACCCCAGACATGAGAGTTAATATCTAAGCAATAGCATCAAGTTCCCAGGGTTCTTTGCTGTGACATTATGGCAAGAAAACCCTCTTTAAATGTCCGTGTGtgcacctgactgttattttaaaacatgaaaatatgagCCTATCTTTTAAGACTGATTAAAACCCAATCCTTCAATTACTAATTTAAAATACTGTGATCTGGTTCTCCATTTAAAATAGTTGTCATAATAGGTATTGTTAACACTGAACGTTAAATGCCCCAATCTTTTTAAAGCAACACCGGGAAGCAATACACAAGAAACTGAGGATCATGCACCTCACCTGTTAGATATATTATCTGTGGCCTTATGAAGTTGATATGGTACACATGacctgtttacacatccagcagacacagagcaacattagcattcatttggagtcatgtttgtgttcacctgatgaatgtaagtacCATATTCACTCTCAGctctgctaaatgctccactatgttcaccagctagtctctaactgtgtgtctgctgttttcTGCTGGGTGGGTGGAGTACAGAGTACAGTGGGTTTATGACTGAAAacagctactgctgctgctgctgctgggaaccaggttgatgagagtggaggttgtgggctgtaaaacagtgAGCTACAAGGGGCTAAAAAGTTCTGTAGAGCTGTGGGCAACTGCAGAGAtgatgataattctctgtggctGCATCAGCACAAGTGACCCTTTTCATTCCAGTCAAAAAATTGGGCATACCttctcattcaagggtttttctttatttttactattttctacattgaaGAACAATAATGAAGatatcaaaactatgaaataagtttcatattttagattcctctAAGTCACCACTGGCAGCTTTGCACACTCTTGGCAACATCTGAACCAGCTTCATGAGATAGTCACCTGGAATGGTTTTCAATCAACAGGTGTAACTTGTCAAATGTTAAGTGGTTGAATTTCTGGCCTTGCATTTGAGACCATCAGTTGTGTCGTGCTGAGGTAGTCTTGGTACACATAGCCCTATTCCACTACTGTAGTAATCTATGTTATGGCAAGAACCGCTTAATCATTACTTTAAGACATGAGGGTCAGTCAACCCTGAAAATTTCAAGAACTTTGAAAGTTTCTTCACATGCAGTCACAAAAACCATCAAACACAATGATGAAACTGGCTCTCATGAGGACCGCCCAAAGAAAGGAAGACCAAGAGTTCCCTCTGCTCCGACTTAACGTTACCAGCCTTGGAAATCACCGGTTAACACCTCAGATTAGAGCCCACATCAATGCTTCCCAGAGTTCAAGTAGCAGACACATCTCAACATCAACTGTTAAGATATGAAGAGACTGTGTGAATCAGGCCTTCAGGGTGGAATTGTTGCAAAGAAACCATTACTGAAGGAGACCAATAAGAAGAAAAGAATTGCTTGGGCCAAGACACACAAGGAATGGACATTAGACCAGTAGAAATCTGTTCTTTGGTCTGATGAAATTTGAGATATTTGGTTCtaattgttgtgtgtttgtgagacacagagaaggTGAACGGATGGTATCTGCATGTGTGGTTCCCATCATGAAGCATGGAGGAGgtagtgtgatggtgtgtgtggggggggcaGCACAGCTACCACAACATCCTGCAACGACACACCATCCCATCTGTTTTGTGCCTAGTGGGGCCgtcatttgtttttcaacaggacaatgacccaaaTCACTCCTCCAGTATCTGTAAGGGCTATTTGACCGTGAAGCAGAGTGATGCAGCTGCATCAGATGACCTGGGCTCCATAATCACCTGACCTAAACTAAACTGAGGTGGTTTGGGATGAGTTGGACcacagagtgaaggaaaagcaGCCAACAAGCATATGTGGGAACTCTTTCAACACTGTTGGAAAAGCATTCAGGTGACgacctcatgaagctggttgAGAGAGCGGCTACTTTGAGGAatcaaaaatttaaaacatattttgctttgtttacaCTTGTTTTGCTTCCAACATAATTTCAtatgtgttaattcatagttgtgatgtcttcagtattgttttaatgagtaggtgtgtccaaacttttgactggtgctgtatgttACATGTTGATTTGTGCAACTTTAAAAGGTACCCTTTGGAGCTTTTGAACACTAGTAACACTATGGAGTACTGCGGTCACTAGAGGGTCCCTTTGTACTTGGCTCACACAAGCACATGAGACAAacatgcagatttatttcccCCTTTTCTCGCCTCATCTATGGAATTATTGGACATTCTGGTCAAAGGTGTCCTCACCTTTGGTCAGGTagtgaaacacagacagagagggaaatgcACCGGTGCATTCGTGCAACTCCGACATCAGGAATATTTCTCTCCAACATGCGATCACTGTGCAACGAACTGGAAGAACTTCAGTTGCTGTTGGGgaaaaacagacttttcttcatcttctgtttTGTGCTTCAGAGAGTCGTGGCTGTGTGGATCAATACTGGACTCTGCACTGCAGTTGGCAGGCTTCCAACTTTTCAGAGCAGACCGCGACACAGAACTCTACGGCAAAACGAAGGGTGGAGGTATCTGTTTTTACACAAATGATGGCTGGTATAACAATGTGACAGTGATTTTACAGAACTGTTCTCCTGATCTGGaatctgtttttaatcaaaaaaaaaaaaaaataataatcaatccccacatacagacagaaatgaaaacTCTCAGCCTGTGGTGAGGATATCTAGGAGGTGTAACAGTTCATTAGTGTTTGGATTGTAGTGATTTCAGGACTGGCCTCAACAGTCTAGATGAGTACACAGAGACTGTAGATACCATCATGCACCAGGCTGAGTTACAACAACGACAAACCCTGGTTTCACAGCTAAACTCAGTCGACTAAGGctgggagaggaagaggtgtTCAGGAGTGGAGGCAGGGGCAAGTTTAAAGAGGTGAAATACAGGTTTAGCAAGGAGGTGAAAGAGGCTAAATGACTCTGAGAAACTCCAACAACAATTCTCAGCTAAAAACTTCTTCCGTCTGGAGAGGCCTCAGACAAATGACCAACTACAAACTTAAAGCCCCCGACTCCATTAACGTCTCACGCCTGGCCAACAACCTGAATGATTCTACTGTCAATTTAAAGACCAAAGGACGGTCCTGGTGACTTGGCGCGGACAAAACAACTTGGAGCTAAACACTCTAAATACAGAGGAGATGGTTTTGGATTTCAGAGGGAAATCACCTGTGTGACTCCCCAGTCGACACCGTGGAGTCTTTCTGCTTCCTGGGAACCACCATCAGCCAGGACCTTACATGgaagcagaacagcagcagcctccCCAAGAAGGCTCAGCAGAGATGTGCTTCCTGCGGCAGCTGAAGAAGTTCAACCTGCCAAGAACAAGGGCAGACTGCAACGAATCATCCGCTGTGCTGAGAAGGTGATGGGCTGCAACCTGCCATCCCTCCAGGAGCAGGGAAGATCACGGCCGACCCCTCCCACTCCAGATATGAACTTTTTGAAATACTCCCCTCTGGAAAGAGGCTGAAGTCTATCAAGACTAGAACCTCACAccacaagaacagtttcttcctgCCTGCTGCGAGCCTCATCAACAAGGCCCAGGACCCCCACTGACATTTCTACACATTTACAAACTTGCATTCTCCCAGCAGACTTTTGACAGGTTTAAAGGATGATTTACGAGCACACACTGATCATCGTTTGAAAAGCTCAAAATCTCAAACTTTGAAACcataaataactaattaaaGAACTATTTGTACTCAGGTTCACTCTAAACTCTGACTTATTGATCTCACTGTTCAGAAGcagaaaaataactttatttcagCCTGACTAACATCTGTTAGTCGAGTTCAGTCTGATTACATACAGCACAGTGACACTCAGATAACCGAGCCTCCTACCTGCCTGTCAAACAGCACACCAACCACAGACCTTCTCTAGACAGTCCAGATCTGATCGGACTGATCAACAGATGTGAAGTCCGGTGGCTGCTCGCTGCTGATGCGATTCAGCAGCTAACAAGCAGAGCTAACTGCTAACGGCCACAGCTGCAACCAACAAACTCCACAAATCTGTTCAACAGCTCCGCCATCCACAGTAAACACATGGTTGCGTATTTACTGCTCCGGTGAGTGTTCTGCACCCTAGCCAAACATCCTGGCGTAGACTAGTTACTGGTGTTGACCAACCCGTtgccccccccaaaaaatattttttagggATCTGCATGATTCACGTGGGTCACATTGTCAGCTCGGAAAATCCAGAATTCCAGATTCATCGGAAAAATCACATCCCTGAGAATTACTTGACTATTGTataatatttttgactgttatgacACGAAGGCAAATTGTACGTCAAACTATTTGGCAATAAacctggttctggttctgatACACATTCCTGCCTTCACACTGTTCCACTGATCTATTGGTGGCAGTAATGAGCTAAGAAATACAACAGTGTGCTGGCAAAAGGCAGGAAGAAGAGGATATAACCAAGGATACAAGGACTATTTCACcagttaaatatgttttataaaaATGATCAGATCACGTAGATAATGTTGGTTAAGGATGCAGTTTATGATATTTAGTGACATGAGTTATTAGTCCAGTTTACAGTTAgtcaaattaaatattcaattgCAAAATCGATCTAATGATCACATCTGAAACCAAACGGTTGTTTGGCAAAATACACAAAGTCTtggtttttctctctctggttggTTAAGAGCAGCAGTGTAGGAAACATTCAGCTCGCAGCTTCTCACTAATTCATCTTCATTCTGTTTGTAACTTGATGATGGGCCACATTAAAACTTGTCTGTTGTCAggtatgtgtgtctgtactcCAAAGATCATTAGTGAGAGGAACCTCCACTCTGTAACACCCTGGTTCCTGGTTCCTGG includes:
- the gpr173 gene encoding probable G-protein coupled receptor 173, which translates into the protein MGGGAIGMANGNESSEGPAGPMAAVVATTGGMVAESPSSALSTYIKLVLLGLIICISLVGNLVVSLLVLRDQALHKAPYYFLLDLCLADTIRSAICFPFVLVSIKNGSAWTYSVLSCKVVAFMAVLFCFHAAFMLFCISVTRYMAIAHHRFYSKRMTFWTCVAVVCMVWTLSVAMAFPPVFDVGTYKFIREEDQCIFEHRYFKANDTLGFMLMLAVLILATHVVYMKLILFEYKHRKMKPVQMVPAISQNWTFHGPGATGQAAANWIAGFGRGPMPPTLLGIRQNLHNQNRRLLGMEEFKVEKQLGRMFYVITLLFLVLWSPYIVACYWRVFVKACTIPHRYLSTTVWMSFAQAGVNPIVCFFLNKDLKKGLLSHLPACCRTKPHLPREPYCVM